Genomic DNA from Dioscorea cayenensis subsp. rotundata cultivar TDr96_F1 chromosome 1, TDr96_F1_v2_PseudoChromosome.rev07_lg8_w22 25.fasta, whole genome shotgun sequence:
AAAATCTTTGGAACTCTCCTGTTAACCATgaccttaattctatgttttttgcCTTACCGGATGATTTCCCTGTGCTGGATGTTGAGAATGGTGAGGCTTTGATTAAACCTATCTCAAAGCAGGAGGTTTATCAAACTCTCAACTCAATGCCCCGGGGGAAAAGTCATGGTCCGGATGGTCTTAATGTGGAGTTTTACATTTTCTATTGGAATGTGCTTGGGGATCACCTTGTTAAGGCTATTTCTCATTTTTACTCATGctaaaattcctttttttcttgGGGAAAAAAACTTTTGTCACCTTGATTCCTAAGAATGACAATCCTATCTCTATTACCGATTTCAGACCCATATCTCTCtgcaatgtttgctataaaatCTTAGCAAAAATTTTGGCCAACCGTTTGAAGTCTGTGattcataaattaattagtCTCGAGCAATCGGGGTTCATTCCGGGCGTGGCACTTATGATAACATAATTGCGGCCCAGAAATTGCCCATAGCTTAGAATATGATACCTCTGTCctccctaggatgatgttgaaAATAGACATTGAGAAAGCCTTTGATACTATCGAATGGACCGCGATCTTTGCCACCCTCCAGAAAATGTCCTTTCCAACTCGCTGGATTTCTTGGATCAAAGCTACTCTTTCTTCTGCTTCCTTTGCCTTCAACATTAATGGTCATACCACAAACTGGATTACTAGCAGTAGAGGAGTGAGACAAGGCGATCCCCTGTCACCTCTTCTATTTCTCCTTACTTCCCAGTCCCTTTCTGCTATTCTCAATAAAGCTTTAAATCTCAACATGGTCCCTGGTTTTTCCTGTAGCCTCAACAGAAATTTTAATCACCTGATGTTTGCTGATGATCTTATCTTGATTACGAAAGCCTCTAGGAAAGCAGCAAAAATTTGTCTCCTTTGTCTGAATATCTATCATAAACTAACGGGCCAGAAACCTAATCCTTCCAAATCCGAAGTCTACCTGCCCTCTTGGTGCAACAAAAAAATTGCTCATTCAATCTCTAAAATTCTTGGCTTCAAGATGGGTAATTTCCCTTTCTCTTACTTGGGGGTCCCCATTTCCCCGAAAAAACTTCTGGTGAGACATCTGGATTTTCTGCCTGGTAGAGTTCATAAGGCCATTAATCTCTGGAATCACTCGAACCTCTCCCTAGCTGGTCGTTCGGTTTTACTTAACAGCACTATCTTTGCAATTCCAAACTATTTTCTATCAGTCATGAACCTTCCTCTTTCTATTCTTGATTCCATTTCCAGAATTGGTAGGTCTTTTCTGTGGAGTAATGGCGGCAATAATTCTGGTTTTCATTCGGTTGGTTGGTCCCTTACCACGCAGAAAAAATCTGAGGGAGGTCTAGGTATTCGGAATCTCAGACTTGTCCAACACTCGCTTATGGCCAAACATATTTTTGCTATTTTGAATTCGGAGAACAAAATTTGGATTGATATTTTCAAAAGCAAATACGGTAACTGGCACCCTTGGCAAATTAACACTTATCCACATTCCTCTTGGTTCTTCAAATCTATTTGCAAATATGCAAACTTTCTTAAAACcaatttcttcatctcttctatTAACCCAGAAGGCTTTGATTGGATAAGGGATCCATGGATTATGGATCTGCCCTTATCCCATAAGCCAACCTATCTGAATGTGAATCTTGATTGGGCTAATTTTCACTTCAAAGATTTTCTAAGAAATAATTCTCTGTGTATGGACTCGCTGATCATGATGTTTGGGGATATTATGGATCGTGATCGATGTAAAACCCTGAAGCTGGATGTTCACGGCCCATCTCGTTGGGCTTGGTCATCCCCAAATCACATGGCTTCCATCTCCTCCACGGTTTATGAGCATATTTCCAACTCTGTGGATTCTGGTGCTCAGTGGAGTGGATGGAATCAGATCTGGAAGCTCTCTGTCATCCCAAGAGTGAAAACTTTCATCTGGAAATTGGCTCATGGCAAACTTTCCACGGGTGCCTATCTTTACAGCCTGAACATTGGACCCTATGTAAATTGCTACTTCTGTGATCTGGAAGAGGACTCCATTGATCATACTATTTGGAAGTGCTCCAAAGTTAAACATATCTGGGATTCTATACTTGCTTCGATGAATATCTGCCCTCCGGATCTCCTTTTTCTGAGTTCGGGTAGATGGTTAACTCACTGGAATCATAAAAGAATGGAAAATATTAAGAACAAGGCCCTCATTACCTCTGCTGCTTGGCTCATTTGGAAGGAAAGATGCAACTTCATCTTTTAGAAGCTCACGCCAAATCTGGGAAGCATCCTCTTAAGAGCAAACGCCTACTGTGAGGACTTCTTTGCGGCGTCCGGCAAGATTCACAGGGAGTTACTGAGACCTAATTCTATTTCAAATTCTATTTTCATCTATACTGACGCCTCTTGGAAAAACAAAACACTCTTGGCTGGCCTGGGCTTTATTGTCATTAATAATCTGGGAAAAATTTTATTGGCAGGAGCTCTGGGTGTCCGCCATGACTCTCCGATAAATGCTGAACTTGATGCAATCTATCATGCTCTATCCATCTGCGGTGATAGAGGCTGGAATCCAAACAGAATCTTCACGGATTGTCCGGGTCGCTGCGAGTCGGCTCTCAACCCACATCCTTGCATCGCTTGGCGTCCCACGGGATTGATTATCAAGCTACGAAACATCCTCTATGAGTTCCAGAACGTTTGCATCTCTTCTGTCCCGAGAGAAAACAACTTGTCGGGCAGCGTTGGCATGAGTTTGGGCGCCAAAATCCTCattcttctctatttttttcgATGGCTTGGATCGGTCATGCTGGTCTGGAGGAGCTTTGCTCCGATCTAAATCTCGTTTCTAATGCTTGTTTTTTTCTagttctttttttgctttttcttgacTTTTCAGctctttttgtttcaaaaacaattattaatatctttttttattctttatatatatatatatatatattgtgtgtatcttttttttgataaaaatattgtgTGTATCTTATGATCAGTATTTGCACATAGGCACTGTTTGGTTGAAGATATCCCTAGGGATATCCCCAATTTAACTATTCCCAAAGTTTGACAAGACATGCTCgtattaattatgaatttaaaataataattcatttttaaacctaatttaaaaacaatagttAGTATTAATTGttccaaaaatgaaaaagacCACAATAACCCTCACCCAATTATTAACTCGAACCCATGTGTTCGGATTTTTAAATCCATGAATGGTTGAGATGCTTTGAGCCCCCATTGTTGACTTATGAATTGAAATGGATCACTATCAGAAGGCACATGCTCATCGAGGACCTACCCATTAACACACAAACAAATGCTTTTAAAATCTTGACCGTTGAAATACATGattaacaaaaagaaaccaaatTAAATTCCTACCTTCATCGCTTTTCCCTTTGCTACATCACCTGCAGACCATTGTGACTCTCTCCCGATCcctctcttctccatctcccaATCTACACAAAGAAATATTATCCCACCTCTCCTCCTCTCCACCCTCTTGTGTTGCACTGTCTAACTTGCTTCGACGGACCGATTCCTGGATGGGAGTGACACCGTCGACAAGCAAAAGCTTGGGTGAAGGTATGCTTATGGAAATCCTCTGTCAAAAGATTTCTCTTCtcgatttaattgtttttataaattattgtcTCCAAAGATAACTTATTCAATTTTTGTACCTTGTTTCTCATCCTTTCTTTTTGTTACTTGCTAGTGTATCATGCGAAGCCAATTTTTAATGGAGGGCACAGGACAAGGGAGCCAACCAGTGTCTGGAGGGAATCCCGAACATGTAGGTTCCTATCAAGATGTGCGAGAGGTTGCCAGCGAGGAATAAGCTGGGACGATTTCTAGTGATGAAGCACTAGTTGACCTATTGTTGGAGGAAAGCAAGCAGCCTGGTGTGTGTTCAGGTTCCTTTCGACCGGAAGCATGGTTCAGAATATGGAATGAGTACCAAAAAAGGACCAGAGAAGACACCACTTTGCCCCAGTTGAAAGGTAGATGGAAGACTTTGAAGAAGCTATACAAGTTGCATTCGTCATTGGTTGGTAAGAGTGGATGGTCATGGGATTTTGACACTCAAAGACCAACCCCTGGTTATCCAATGGTGTGGGAGGAGATTATTAAGGTAAGCATCATTTGTATCTTCTCTTGCAATGATAGGTTTTTGGCAATAATGGAATCTcaaacatgcataaaacaaataagaattcGTAAATTTGATAAGCCATTTGGACTGAGTCGAAGATAAAATCTCAGCATAAGCAAAACAACAATTCATAGGAGAAGCCACGTAGAAAGTTAGGTTATACAACATCATGGAATTGTGATCAATCTTCAGTAATTATTAGCTTGCATTACTTTAACCACCCTAAAATGCATATGAAAACCGTGCCTCTTGATTTTGTTAGCCATACAAATGTGGTTCATAAGATGCAAGATGGGTTTGATAACAAAGCCCACTTATTAAATCCAAGTGTTTCATTTCTTTAAAGAGATCCTAATCTTTTATATCACCAAAAATGAAGCCCAGCAGTAGAGATCCTAATCATTTTGCTTGTACCTAATTGAATATATTCTCTGAGTCACTATTACATGACCAAGTCAAGTATTCGCCCTTCCTACATTAAGCCATAATTGCAAGCTATCATGCAGCTCAACAAGGAATACAAAGTTTGCCGAGATAAGCCTTTCCCATTGTTTTTGAAGATCCATGATCTTGTGGCTTCATCCACCGCAAATGGGCAATACGCTAGCCACACGGGTGGCTCGGTGAGAGCCGATGATCTTGTTGTTAACTTGGACGAGGGATCCGGTTCATCGGATAGTCCTGTTCTTCATGTTGACAAGGACACAATCCCATCGCATTCAACGGGCAAGAAAGTTTCTTACAACAATGCCTCATCCATGACTAAAAGGAAAcaattagatcatccaaatcCTAGTGTGTCAAAGAAGAAAAGTTCTGACCACACAGTGGAAGCGCTAAATCGATTAATATCTTTGAGTGATCGTAGAAGCAAGATCATGGAACAAAAGCAAGGAAGAGGATGATAGTTTCTCCTTTAAGACTTGCATGGAGAAATTGTCCTCTATGCCGGAGTCGATGATGTGGAGGTATGTGTTGCTGCCGAGGCATTGAAATCGCGTGAAAATAGGGATTTTTCTTCATGACTATGCGACAATCGGTTATAGATTGTTGGTTGAGTCTACGTATGAAGGAATTCCGTCATGAGGTAGTGGTAGAATTTTTACTTATAATTCATGAGTTTTTCTATATAAGAACAATATAATGAAACACTCGTATATTAATTTGTACCTATTACTGTTTAATTTGGTTATTCAAGCTATGTACATGCATTACTTGGTTTGCAAGAGTTATAGCAAAAAGCCTCACCTTTCCATTCATCTTATTTTTATGcactttttttattctctcaCCAACAACTTTTTTTGTTTAGGTTTTTTTGTGCTAAacttagtttttagtttttagacATATCAATCATACATATTCAATTCTATAGACATGTATTCTTgccaacaaaaaaattgtcTTCACATGGAGATATGCATGTGTTtccatttggtttttttatatgcaATTGGTTTTTGGTTAGGattaattgtaaatatttaagacTGTGCTTTTGAAATATATGCATGTGTTTCCAAATTATGTGCAGTTGCTTTTACTAATGATTTTAAACCCAATTCAGGAGTAGTTTCCAAGTTATGCTCGAAGTTCTTGGACGGGTTGATGTTTCAAAAGCTGAGAATATATGTTCTGTATGGACATTATCTATATAACAAATGCTAGTGCATTTGTTGTATTTCATGAATTCTTGTAAATGCAGTAAGTAATGAACTAATTGATATGTATGTTCTGAACTTTTGAATAATGAATTATGCTTATGTAACAACTACAATTGGGTACTCTGATATGCATTGTTTGTTGTGGAGTATTTAAATGGATGGCACAATTATTTGAGATGGGAAATTATTGGTTCTCAATTTTGTGTGTGTAATATATATTGTACAGTTGCCTCTTCAAAAGTTGTTACAGGATGACATCAAAATTTGGAGCATAGCTTGCTATTGTGGGCATAGCTTGTACTCGAAACAGATGTGCGAGGAGTAATGTGAATCAACAGGACATGATGAATGCATTTTTCTATCTTTATCTCTGTTTGGAATGTGAAGCAACAAGAAGGAATAAATATGAAGCAATTCTAGAAATGTGAATGCGCAGCATAGATGATGGAGAGGCCATGGGAGGAGGAGTTTGAAGAGGAAGAGGTGGAGTTAGGCATGATAATCCGTTTGTTGCGGGACAGCTTGGCGAATGAAAAGTTTGTTTCACTAAAACTAATGTCTTCTTCTTCGTTTGTTAGTACATTAATTAAGCTTGCTTGTGATTAACAAAGTTAAGTAGCTATTACATGATCTCCCATTCTTCTTGCTTCCATTGTAAATTAATGAACTAACTATTTACTTACTCTCAACATGATTGTGGTTTTCATTGAACTAGTTATGGGTTTATTATACTCAAGTCTTAAACGTAAGTATAATCTGAAAGTTCTCAAATGATGTTCATTATAGATTGGAATAGAATTGATAAGATATGAGCAGTCcaaagcaaaatgaaaacatgcataatctatttatcattaattaatggaTCTCCCAAGGTGGCTAATAAAGAAAGTAGTTCAAAAGGGTTTTCATTTTAAAGACCTTTAATTTTGTTAGTGTATACACAATTTTGTATTAGATAAGGTTTAAACCTACTTTGTAAATATAATACTAACACCCTATACATGGACTTGTTGCCAATAAATCATGAAATCACTGCCTGGTGGAGACCATTTCTTTGTTATTtactaaaatctaaaattagatttttcccatatttttaatttaagaaatatcaggaaaatataaatataaatataaatgattatttattttaatttctaaaatttaaaatcatttattgaataacttgaatatttataacaaattatCCCAATTTACAATCCACCAATTTCTTTACTttgaagaatatatatttttaataatgtgaaaACAGTGTctgtgattaattaattagctgTCTTAGAATTACTTATTTGATCATATTTATGTCGTCGTTATTATTAAATGCATGattaaataaacttttttttatcattttttaattgattattttggagatttttcatattataatttcaaaattaattattctgATATAAAGATTCATATGAGTTGTGGTCCTGTTGATTTGACACTTCAACAATGATGTTCTTGGATtagattgatatatataaaaattattaactaagattttttttatttttgaagaaatgatatttttaaaatatcatttcttaaaaaacttagttatatataaattatggttgagatttaaaaactatatataattccaaaaaaacatgaaattacaCGTATAGCCTTATCTAGAGTCTCATGtagaaaaattatgatttatgacagttctatattttttatatttttatatgaaccaTTCAAGATTtatgaatagtttttttttgttaaatagttttttttgttaatatgaaaaaatataaacaatttttaattatattttatttttctatctcAAATGGGATAA
This window encodes:
- the LOC120263528 gene encoding uncharacterized protein LOC120263528, with translation MILGGILGLGLSKTATLPSSGKKQSSRVNVQGIGGLLVAIQILDFFKDRSRLGTIKTELTASKTPQLDVHGPSRWAWSSPNHMASISSTVYEHISNSVDSGAQWSGWNQIWKLSVIPRVKTFIWKLAHGKLSTGAYLYSLNIGPYVNCYFCDLEEDSIDHTIWKCSKVKHIWDSILASMNICPPDLLFLSSGRWLTHWNHKRMENIKNKALITSAAWLIWKERCNFIF
- the LOC120258531 gene encoding uncharacterized protein LOC120258531 produces the protein MGVTPSTSKSLGEAGTISSDEALVDLLLEESKQPGVCSGSFRPEAWFRIWNEYQKRTREDTTLPQLKGRWKTLKKLYKLHSSLVGKSGWSWDFDTQRPTPGYPMVWEEIIKLNKEYKVCRDKPFPLFLKIHDLVASSTANGQYASHTGGSVRADDLVVNLDEGSGSSDSPVLHVDKDTIPSHSTGKKVSYNNASSMTKRKQLDHPNPSVSKKKSSDHTVEALNRLISLSDRRSKIMEQKQGRG